In Gossypium arboreum isolate Shixiya-1 chromosome 3, ASM2569848v2, whole genome shotgun sequence, the sequence ATGCCCCACGCCACGCCACGCCTGCCTCCTCATCTTTTCTATTTATCAAGAGAGTTTGCGGAAAATAAAAAGCAAAATAGTAATACACCACTTTCACAAATTCCTTCAGACACCGACAAATCCATCCAATATGCGGAGATTCGTAATTTAAGTCCCCACGCGTTTCCTTGCAACTTGTCTATTTCTTTTGCTTATTTCTTTAATTATTTTGGAACTCCAATTTAGGTATAacataatatcaaaattaaatctTCAAaattgagatatttacaatttaattattattttggttattgtgtaaatatattttattttttgaataataatactaattaaataaaaatagggtaaattaaattattagtcactaaattataggtaaatttttgttttgataatttaacttaaaaaattaCTAGTCACTAGACTATTAAAATCAATGTTATATAATTTTTTCTGTTCGCATTACATATACCAATTAAAAgttgtcttttcttttctcttttataaattttttcatgaaataattttaaatgttacaaatttatgaatcaaaattaaaataattttttcttcaaATCTTCGATTAATTGACCATTAAATTATTTTGAATCTAAAATATATTATTCTACTTATTAATGAGTAGTAATTCACGACACCAATCATAGAATGGTTGCTTTAAGCTTTACGATGAAAggatattttttaaaagaaaatttaataatccaatgatttaattaaaaaatttatttaaattactaaaataagcATAATTTAATAACTTAGGATGAAGTTTGACCTAAAGCCAATATTCGATTTTCCGAATCTCTCTGGTATTATTATTTTGTGTCGGCCTTGGATTCTCCGTTTTATAAGAAGCAAAGgaagggcagcccactcacacTACACCCAAACAATCCCTTATACCTCATACCTCATACCTCGCTCGCCTCCCCGCCCTTCTTCTTCAAAGCAAAGAAAATTCCCACTCTTTTCTTTGCTTTTTCTCTCACTATTCATACCCTTTTGACTTTTTTGGTTGATTTAGTTTTTAACTTgccaaaatttttaatatattcttCTTTATTGTTTGCTACCGATTAACCCCGCCCAAATAATGGCTGTTGCTTGGTCTGAAAAAGCTTCTTCCATGGAGGCTTTGTCTTTGTCTCCTCCTATGTCTCCGCCGGTTATCCTAACCCAAGACGAATTAAAAAAAATCGCCGCTTACAAAGCCGTTGAGTTCGTGGAATCAGGCATGGTTCTGGGTCTGGGCACAGGTTCCACGGCCAAACACGCCGTCGACCGGATCGGCGAGTTGCTTCGTCAAGGCAAGCTCACCAACATCATAGGAATCCCCACCTCCAAAAAAACACAAGAACAAGCTATTTCTTTAGGTATCCCACTTTCGGATCTCGACAGCCACCCTACCATTGATATGGCAATCGACGGTGCTGATGAAGTGGACCCGCATCTTAATCTGGTGAAAGGCCGAGGTGGGTCTCTGTTAAGAGAGAAAATGGTGGAAGGAGCTTGCAAGAAATTTGTATGTATCGTTGATGAATCCAAGTTGGTCAAGTATTTGGGAGGCAGCGGTTTGGCTATGCCCGTCGAAG encodes:
- the LOC108474820 gene encoding probable ribose-5-phosphate isomerase 2; amino-acid sequence: MAVAWSEKASSMEALSLSPPMSPPVILTQDELKKIAAYKAVEFVESGMVLGLGTGSTAKHAVDRIGELLRQGKLTNIIGIPTSKKTQEQAISLGIPLSDLDSHPTIDMAIDGADEVDPHLNLVKGRGGSLLREKMVEGACKKFVCIVDESKLVKYLGGSGLAMPVEVVPFCWKFTAKKLQNLFRDSGCVAKLRNDCKGEPFVTDNGNYIVDLYLKKDIGDLQVASDAILRIAGVVEHGMFLAMATTVIVAGELGITIKNK